A single region of the Podospora pseudopauciseta strain CBS 411.78 chromosome 1, whole genome shotgun sequence genome encodes:
- a CDS encoding hypothetical protein (EggNog:ENOG503PYI1), giving the protein MGPPIPISQAARKVYNGIEYFYGFPNSEQVFVLNLNTKLRMFTKTNAWGTVSRSEFKEYISLYPRLYQVANTSRDRIQQWLNVGFNRANFESWGPDFRAFLRTEAEDQSTNTRVRKPGIPRQAKWLNEEHKERGAAFDIRMGRQVQEEEGDDSVMGPEDEEEVTYQPDDDQNGGEEDVEEARSHVNSSQNGTHATQQPRKRRREDQSTSTLIGTPFPESMAHHYQLANSSQQQFSLRELRNAATGFRTLHSEVLRVAQKLEPGDFLRPLLSHIANSTTLEVGAAEKAARISSELMDHVAKSQAEEGRSGDDEDRIKRARSRAAYEMLPTAAPANRLPHRRSQQQQANHPSLIREDSQAPEADDNVRSLTVPRETSPSLGYELPDHLAEAYQPLIELSSPIYFGPLNSLAGEASSRPNTAKSAQSNHPHNRGTPAPIPGASSYYREASIEEFRPAITARNTGTLSGPQGHLSQAQTAAPHSHHMLVNSIEVPGYLPYHANNKYRPPSQPPSTVSYASGTGASSLHRHPAVVEPAAPPPAFSPPNFGPANRRSTRQASRELWTAQRPNRELPPPATTISTRQTRQSSQQPTLSSSSASHTPLRATAGHPRQSTRGNQKGKTRRRVEVEDEDEDEKGQGDGVE; this is encoded by the exons ATGGGCCCACCGATTCCAATATCTCAAGCAGCCAGAAAAGTCTACAATGGCATTGAATATTTCTATGGATTTCCAAACTCGGAGCAAGTTTTtgtcctcaacctcaacaccaagtTGAGAATGTTTACAAAAACGAATGCCTGGGGCACTGTGTCAAGATCCGAATTCAAAGAATACATAAGTCTTTACCCAAGACTCTACCAGGTTGCCAACACGTCGAGAGATCGAATCCAACAGTGGCTTAATGTTGGCTTCAACCGAGCGAACTTTGAGTCCTGGGGTCCAGACTTTCGCGCCTTCCTCCGTACTGAGGCTGAGGATCAAAGTACGAATACCCGGGTGAGAAAACCGGGGATCCCACGCCAAGCCAAGTGGCTGAACGAGGAGCACAAAGAGCGAGGGGCAGCGTTCGACATACGAATGGGGAGACAAGttcaggaagaggagggagatgattCTGTGATGGGgccagaggacgaggaggaggtcacGTACCAGCCGGATGATGACCAAAacggcggcgaagaagatgtGGAAGAG GCCCGTAGTCATGTGAATAGCTCGCAAAATGGTACCCACGCCACCCAGCAAcccagaaaaagaaggcgcGAAGATCAGTCAACCTCGACCCTGATAGGTACGCCGTTTCCAGAATCAATGGCGCATCATTATCAGCTGGCCAATTCGTCGCAGCAGCAATTTTCACTGAGAGAACTACGGAATGCTGCGACCGGGTTCAGGACCCTTCATTCAGAGGTTCTGCGAGTGGCTCAAAAGCTGGAGCCCGGTGATTTCCTCCGCCCCTTGCTGTCGCACATTGCCAATTCCACGACCTTGGAGGTGGGTGCTGCAGAGAAAGCCGCGAGAATTTCGTCGGAGCTTATGGATCATGTGGCCAAATCTCAAGCCGAGGAGGGAAGAAGcggtgatgacgaggaccGAATCAAGCGCGCGCGGTCGAGAGCTGCCTATGAGATGCTCCCCACCGCAGCGCCGGCAAACAGACTCCCTCACCGCCggagccagcagcagcaggcgaaTCATCCAAGCCTCATCCGCGAAGACAGTCAAGCCCCCGAGGCTGACGATAATGTCCGCAGCCTAACTGTCCCGCGTGAGACGTCACCGTCCCTTGGCTACGAACTGCCAGATCACCTGGCGGAAGCATACCAGCCCCTCATTGAACTAAGTAGCCCGATTTACTTTGGTCCCTTGAACAGCCTTGCTGGAGAAGCCAGTTCTCGTCCTAACACCGCCAAAAGTGCTCAAAGTAACCACCCCCACAACCGTGGGACTCCGGCTCCCATCCCCGGCGCAAGTTCATACTACCGCGAGGCATCCATAGAGGAGTTCAGACCGGCCATTACAGCGAGAAACACGGGCACCTTGAGCGGCCCTCAAGGTCACCTTTCCCAGGCGCAAACAGCAGCCCCTCACTCCCATCACATGCTGGTCAACTCCATCGAAGTGCCTGGGTACCTTCCCTACCACGCCAACAACAAGTATCGGCCCCCTTCCCAGCCCCCTTCAACAGTTTCTTACGCTTCCGGAACTGGAGCATCATCGTTGCACAGGCACCCAGCAGTAGTCGAACCAGCCGCACCCCCTCCCGCGTTCTCCCCCCCGAACTTCGGTCCCGCTAATCGCAGGAGCACAAGACAAGCAAGCAGAGAACTCTGGACAGCTCAGCGGCCAAACCGGGAactcccacccccagccaccaccatctcaaccCGCCAAACGAGACAGTCCAGCCAGCAGCCCACGttgtcatcctcctccgcttcccacacccccctccgcGCTACAGCAGGGCACCCAAGACAATCAACCCGTGGCAATCAAAAGGGAAAAACAAGGCGCAGAGTAGAGGTagaagacgaggacgaggacgagaagggGCAGGGGGACGGTGTTGAGTAA
- a CDS encoding hypothetical protein (EggNog:ENOG503PQDQ), whose protein sequence is MYNREKIGVAIAMSMGIFAGITCIVKLTTVKVLEEGDFSYNSLPLVLWGFIEPACTIMAASIPMLRHLFKNFRHSSDLDDSARVGTSLHHSSPNRQPSPMAEQRRRHMDLSDDNRNDRSILALPAQQGPPERSTRTLGGSCEKSDSDQGTTISSITSNKKQDRVMYEMLAKARHKDRV, encoded by the exons ATGTACAACAGAGAGAAGATTGGGGTCGCCATTGCCATGTCAATGGGTATCTTTGCCGGCATCACTTGCATTGTCAA ATTAACAACCGTAAAGGTTCTGGAGGAAGGCGATTTTAGCT ACAACTCCCTTCCACTCGTCCTCTGGGGCTTCATCGAGCCTGCCTGCACCATCATGGCAGCCTCGATCCCAATGCTGAGGCATTTGTTCAAAAACTTCCGCCACTCCAGCGATCTTGATGACAGCGCGAGGGTGGGTACCAGCCTCCATCACTCTTCTCCTAACCGGCAGCCGTCGCCAATGGCTGAACAGAGAAGACGTCACATGGACCTTTCGGATGATAACCGTAACGATAGGAGCATTCTCGCTCTCCCAGCCCAACAGGGGCCGCCGGAGAGGAGCACGCGTACGCTCGGAGGGAGCTGCGAGAAGAGCGATTCCGACCAAGGCACCACCATTTCGTCGATCACGAGCAACAAAAAGCAGGATAGGGTTATGTATGAGATGCTGGCCAAGGCTAGGCATAAAGATAGGGTATGA
- the SKY1 gene encoding serine/threonine protein kinase, CMGC (COG:T; EggNog:ENOG503NV4H), which yields MNGSSQQPKDATAQRPSSAATAANVAAANGSSALNKKRKKDGLKPIITTEGPGAAHLASAMSGSPTSVSSPEDPAENTADEEDSEDYCKGGYHPVTVGESFKDGKYIVVRKLGWGHFSTVWLSRDTTTGKHVALKVVRSAAHYTETAIDEIKLLNKIVQANPNHPGRKHVVSLLDSFEHKGPNGTHVCMVFEVLGENLLGLIKKWNHRGIPMPLVKQITKQVLLGLDYLHRECGIIHTDLKPENVLIEIGDVEKIVQKVVSSDAGEKENNRNGRRRRRTLITGSQPLPSPLNASFDRGSIFPSPGAPSLGQMLHDADSKLKEPSPKRDKETGEDRQGQREKTADILTKEVSGISLDKATPLSTAGEKRKADDMQYDIISVKIADLGNACWVNHHFTNDIQTRQYRSPEVILGAKWGASTDVWSMAAMVFELITGDYLFDPQSGTKYGKDDDHIAQIIELLGQFPKSLCLSGKWSQEIFNRRGELRNIHRLRHWALPDVLKEKYHFKEEDAKKIADFLTPLLELTPEKRANAGGMASHPWLEDTPGMKGIKIEGVEVGSRGEGIEGWATEVRKR from the exons ATGAACGGATCATCACAACAACCGAAGGATGCTACGGCGCAAAGGCCATCATCAG CTGCGACTGCTGCGAATGTTGCGGCCGCTAACGGCAGCTCTGCgctcaacaagaagaggaagaaggacggactgaagcccatcatcaccactgaAGGACCCGG GGCTGCTCATTTAGCTTCAGCAATGTCGGGTTCGCCCACGTCAGTCTCCTCCCCGGAGGACCCCGCCGAGAACACGGCGGATGAAGAAGACTCCGAAGATTACTGCAAAGGAGGTTACCATCCCGTCACGGTTGGGGAGTCGTTCAAGGATGGGAAATACATTGTGGTGCGCAAGCTAGGATGGGGTCACTTCTCGACCGTATGGCTATCAAGAGACACCACTACCGGCAAACACGTCGCTCTCAAAGTTGTCAGATCTGCCGCCCACTACACCGAGACAGCCATCGACGAGATCAAGCTTCTCAACAAGATTGTCCAAGCGAACCCAAACCACCCAGGTCGCAAACATGTCGTTAGTCTGCTGGACTCGTTCGAGCACAAGGGGCCAAACGGTACCCATGTGTGCATGGTGTTCGAGGTGCTGGGCGAAAACTTGCTTGGTTTGATCAAGAAGTGGAATCACCGGGGCATCCCAATGCCACTCGTCAAGCAGATCACTAAACAAGTTCTCTTGGGACTCGACTACCTGCACCGGGAATGCGGCATCATCCATACCGACTTGAAGCCCGAAAATGTCTTGATTGAGATTGGGGACGTGGAGAAGATTGTTCAAAAGGTGGTCAGCTCCGACGCCGGCGAGAAGGAGAACAACAGGAATGGACGTCGGAGGCGTAGGACGCTTATTACTGGCAGCCAGCCTTTACCATCGCCGCTGAACGCTAGTTTCGATCGCGGTTCGATTTTCCCCTCGCCTGGGGCGCCAAGCCTTGGCCAAATGCTTCATGATG CCGACTCAAAATTAAAGGAGCCATCTCCTAAACGGGACAAGGAAACCGGAGAGGACAGGCAGGGCCAACGAGAGAAAACCGCTGATATCTTGACTAAGGAAGTCTCGGGTATCTCGTTGGACAAAGCTACGCCTCTGTCAACGGCAGGTGAAAAGCGCAAGGCCGATGATATGCAGTATGACATTATTAGTGTCAAGATTGCGGATCTAGGCAATGCGTGCTGGGTCAATCATCACTTCACCAATGACATCCAGACTCGCCAATATCGATCCCCAGAAGTCATTCTGGGCGCCAAGTGGGGGGCTAGCACAGATGTCTGGAGTATGGCGGCCATG GTCTTTGAGCTTATTACGGGCGATTATCTATTTGATCCCCAGTCGGGAACCAAATATGGAAAAGACGATGACCATATCGCTCAGATTATTGAACTTTTAGGCCAGTTCCCAAAGTCGCTGTGCCTCTCGGGCAAGTGGTCACAGGAGATCTTCAATAGGCGCGGTGAGCTCCGCAACATCCATAGGCTACGCCACTGGGCTCTTCCAGACGTACTCAAGGAGAAGTACCACTTTAAGGAAGAGGACGCGAAGAAGATTGCCGACTTTTTAACCCCGCTGCTGGAACTCACGCCGGAAAAGAGAGCAAATGCTGGCGGGATGGCGAGCCACCCCTGGTTGGAGGACACACCGGGGATGAAGGGGATCAAGATTGAgggggtcgaggttggcAGCAGAGGAGAGGGAATAGAGGGTTGGGCGACGGAAGTAAGAAAGCGGTAG
- the IWS1 gene encoding Transcription factor iws1 (BUSCO:EOG0926390Q; COG:K; EggNog:ENOG503P0IY): MSDTGSPPQERRDDASVDSHDGAGDAGNESDDILSEIDEGEFEHYEPDMEKRQTSNIIIDENITKGLKASRRKITDSETNKKPKEGRRPKKRTRGEDDDDLDANDIIEDGDRRPRKARAGESGRRSGKKEAPRQEEIPEENLTPEERRRRALERAMDAALKPTTKRRRKKDDIDLEDEIDEQIANLKVAMENACVADNKAREDGIAATHKLQLLPQVTALLNRTAVQDSILDPETNFLQAVKYFLEPLNDGSLPAYNIQRDIFNALTKLPVNKEVLLSSGIGKVVYFYTKSKRPEIGIKRIAERLVGEWSRPILKRTDDYKKRQIETRDFDIAAAKMAQRQETAMGSSQITLTQRPAGNKSRFELERERLLAPETKTNRAQPAGLPTSYTIAPRSTYDGSARSSEHRPIGAGGIEAFRKMTQKNKGRKA; encoded by the exons ATGTCTGACACTGGCTCTCCGCCCCAGGAGCGCAGGGATGACGCCTCCGTGGACTCGCACGATGGCGCCGGTGATGCGGGCAACGAGTCCGATGACATTCTTTCCGAAATCGACGAAGGCGAGTTCGAGCACTATGAACCCGACATGGAGAAGAGACAGACGTCCAACATTATCATCGACGAGAATATTACCAAGGGACTTAAAGCCAGCAGAAGGAAGATCACCGACAGCGAGACCAACAAGAAACCTAAAGAAGGCCGTAGGCCAAAGAAGCGGAcaagaggagaggatgatgatgacctggATGCGAATGACATTATCGAGGATGGTGACCGTCGACCGCGCAAGGCGCGCGCAGGTGAATCGGGCCGCCGATCGGGCAAGAAGGAGGCTCCCAGGCAAGAAGAGATTCCAGAGGAGAATCTCACACCAGAGGAGAGGCGGCGTCGGGCACTCGAGCGTGCCATGGACGCCGCTCTCAAACCCACTACCAAACGGAGACGTAAGAAGGATGATATC GATCTTGAGGACGAAATCGATGAACAAATTGCCAATCTCAAAGTCGCCATGGAAAACGCCTGTGTGGCTGACAACAAAGCCCGTGAGGATGGCATTGCGGCCACCCACAAGCTTCAACTTCTCCCTCAAGTCACAGCGCTTCTCAACCGGACAGCCGTTCAAGATTCCATTCTCGACCCTGAAACCAATTTCCTCCAGGCTGTCAAATACTTCTTGGAGCCCCTGAACGACGGCAGTCTCCCCGCTTACAATATTCAGCGCGACATCTTCAACGCTCTCACCAAGCTTCCAGTCAACAAAGAGGTGCTTCTCAGCAGCGGCATTGGCAAGGTAGTTTACTTTTACACCAAAAGCAAGCGACCCGAGATTGGCATCAAGCGCATTGCAGAGCGTCTTGTGGGTGAATGGAGTCGTCCGATCCTGAAGAGGACTGATGATTACAAGAAACGCCAAATCGAGACTCGTGACTTTGACATTGC TGCGGCCAAAATGGCTCAGCGTCAAGAAACAGCGATGGGTAGCTCCCAGATTACGCTTACCCAGCGACCAGCCGGCAATAAATCCCGGTTCGAGCTCGAGCGCGAGAGACTTCTTGCGCCCGAGACCAAGACCAACCGCGCGCAACCTGCTGGTCTGCCTACCAGCTACACTATTGCTCCACGCAGCACATACGATGGGTCGGCTCGGTCGAGCGAACACAGGCCcattggtgctggtggcatAGAGGCGTTTAGGAAGATGACGCAGAAGAATAAGGGGAGGAAGGCTTAG
- a CDS encoding hypothetical protein (COG:S; EggNog:ENOG503P1MY), which produces MDHRGTEGLMDWEPERKHAIDPSSPFAALPKKFTLSSFETPVSRFSKVSNDPFASAVRKSSPLKQDHPAPPHASFFSPQLQNKPSGPAFRNPAFTTPQKRFEDVPMSEVSDAESSPAMTDTSILPADTPDIEHIGMKSAATPSPIKLMWNRNLDRNRTAGKGELPKSGARDKVRKRKRLFGDKDVGSVRSRLAHDSDDSDSDIPESSKALVTSSKQKRDKKRGWLSNFLATLSDNPNAPAILSRWLQLGANILLMCLAFIIVFEMIKQVRSDLSREADKAIAALQQEIRQCAEQFTQNACSPKATRAPYMETVCTQWEICMQQDPHGIATTNISVRKVAEILNEFVGVISYKTWAFLLTIFLATLLATNMGFGRLRDTGSFQHPRAPAPAPPLQSPPAMAPMLPVSSDGFFWAPVGMTPKSVRKQLLSEETETETDSTPMMRAIMPPQTPSMRRSPSKEYRDRERERDRSPSKGFRQRSPSKNY; this is translated from the exons ATGGATCACCGAGGGACGGAAGGCCTCATGGACTGGGAGCCAGAACGCAAGCATGCTATTGACCCCTCCAGTCCCTTCGCAGCTCTGCCCAAAAAGTTCACCCTCT CTTCATTTGAAACACCCGTCTCACGATTCAGCAAAGTCAGCAATGACCCATTCGCGAGCGCGGTGCGCAAGAGCTCACCGCTCAAACAAGACCACCCGGCCCCCCCACATGCCTCATTCTTTTCACCGCAGCTACAGAACAAACCATCAGGCCCCGCGTTTCGGAATCCAGCGTTCACCACACCGCAGAAACGCTTCGAGGATGTACCAATGTCCGAAGTTTCTGACGCCGAATCAAGTCCCGCTATGACCGACACTTCGATTTTGCCAGCCGATACGCCAGACATTGAACACATCGGGATGAAGTCCGCtgcaaccccctcacccatcaAACTGATGTGGAACCGGAACCTGGATCGGAATCGAACTGCCGGAAAGGGGGAGCTCCCTAAGTCTGGAGCTCGTGATAAGGtcaggaagaggaaaaggctTTTCGGCGACAAAGATGTCGGCAGTGTGAGGTCCCGCCTCGCCCACGACTCGGATGACTCAGATAGCGATATTCCAGAGAGCTCCAAGGCGCTGGTGACGAGTTCAAAACAGAAGAGGGATAAGAAACGAGGCTGGTTGAGCAACTTCCTCGCGACTCTGAGCGACAACCCCAATGCGCCAGCTATTCTGTCCAGGTGGTTGCAACTTGGGGCAAATATCCTTCTCATGTGCCTTGCATTCATCATTGTCTTCGAAATGATCAAGCAAGTGCGGTCAGATTTATCGCGCGAGGCTGACAAGGCTATAGCGGCATTGCAACAGGAGATCAGGCAATGTGCAGAGCAGTTCACCCAGAATGCTTGCTCGCCCAAGGCAACTCGCGCACCTTATATGGAAACGGTGTGTACCCAATGGGAAATATGCATGCAACAGGACCCTCACGGCATTGCAACCACCAATATCTCGGTCCGCAAGGTAGCTGAGATCCTCAACGAGTTTGTTGGCGTTATATCCTACAAGACCTGG GCCTTCCTTCTTACAATATTCCTCGCCACCCTTCTTGCTACCAACATGGGCTTTGGTCGTCTTCGGGACACTGGCTCGTTTCAACATCCCCGTGCACCGGCACCTGCGCCCCCACTACAGTCACCTCCAGCTATGGCTCCGATGCTTCCAGTCTCGTCGGATGGCTTTTTCTGGGCGCCTGTCGGTATGACACCCAAGAGTGTACGGAAACAACTTCTCAGCGAAGAAACAGAGACAGAGACCGATAGCACCCCGATGATGAGAGCCATCATGCCGCCACAAACCCCGTCAATGAGGAGGAGTCCCAGCAAAGAGTACCGAGATAGGGAGCGAGAAAGAGACAGAAGTCCGTCCAAGGGTTTCAGACAAAGGAGCCCCAGCAAGAACTACTGA